The genome window GGCTATGGTGACTTCCGATGTTTGGGTTGGCACCATATCGTAGTAATAACCATACTACGGCGTTTGTATCTCCGGTCCCGTTCGTAATCACTGCGCCATAGCTTCGTGTTACTATCTCCCGGAGCCTCGAGGTGCAAGCTCTCAGCGCCCAAAGAAGTGGAGATTCACCGGACTGGTCAAGATATTCTACACTTGCGCCTTTTGCGAGAAGCATCTTCACGATAGGTTCAAACCCTTTCTCAGCAGCCCACATTATCGATCTCTACCGTATTCATCGTCAGGGTCAGCTTCTGCATCGTGAGATAGCTGAAGCTCAACCATGCAGTCGTCTCCAGTTCCTGCTGCGAAGAACAGCGGTGTATGCGCAGCAATCTTACCCGATTTATTTCAAATCAAAAGGGGTCCTTTGTATAATGAGGTATTGGCGCTAGAGCTCCACGCTCGGTGGTGTTAGGATTGGCACCCGCTTCAAGTAAGAGCTTGGCGACTTCGTAATGACCAATCTGCACGGCATCAAAGAGAGAGATTCGACCGTGTTCATCTTGGACATCGAAGGGAATTTATTGTTCACGGAGAAGTTGAACTTTTGCTTCTAATTCACAATGGAATCCCCTCTGAGCATCTCGAGCAACCTCTGCTTTGGAATGCAGATCGAAGCCCTGGTTCAACAGGAAACTGGCGGCTTCATATTGGTCATTTGAGACTGCACGCAACAACGCCCAGCCTCCAATGGCAGTGATGACGTTCGTATTTGCGATTAGTAGCTGTATCATGGCGATATCTACATGTTCAGCAGCAATTTCCACCAACCTTTTATCAATTGTTATAGTCCCTAGTGCATTGGCTTCATAATCCAGCAAAAGCACAACGATATCGTAACGTCTCAGCTTCACTGCCAGCTGCAGAGGTGATTCGCCATGTACCGTTCGTAAGCTATCAGTAACTGGACAAGTAAACATGTGTAACACAAAAATGAAAAGTAATAATCAATTACTTTAAGCCATTGACATTCCTACTGTCCATATCAAACAATTCCATCCAGAATAAATGATCTTTTGAACGTTCGAGTTTTGATATGAATTACGAAAACCATTCCCTACTTCTGCTATAGGGCAATCTGCAAGGTATACACTCTACTATTGACGACTATCATTTCCGCGTTCGATAGTCACGATCAATATGCTTGCGGCATTTTGTGTACAGGAAGCAGAGGCAAAGAATCATCGAGAGGCGAGTTGGGTCGAGATTCAAGATGACCTCATGACTATAGGAACCATTCCAGTTCGTCTCCGATGATCATGCTCAACGAAAACTAATTCCTTCTCGAGATCTCTCACTGAGGGAAGATAGTACTGCTAGTGAAAGCATATAAAATACGATGCTTAACCGAAACATCGATGGCAAAGTATGCAGCCAAAGTATATCCAGATTTATGGTATGCACGTCATCTCCTCACCAGAGAAAAACTGGACCAATTGGTCAATTGCCCGTGCTATGGTTTACGACAAGGATCACTTGGCTGGTTTGGTTATGATGAGTAATTTTACGATGATGTCCGTGGATTCCCTCTGATTCCGTACATGGGTCATGGAAACGGTTCCCCTGTCCAGGGTGGCAAGGTTGTCTCTGACGCTTTGATGCCTACTGAGTACATAACTGGACCTAACTAGGAGGCTGTGGACTTCAAGAACTCATACCCTGAGGACCTTCAGGCTAAGGTCAATGCCGAGTGGGCCTCGATGGGCTTCAAGGCTGATCATTAGGAAGATGACATTGGATTTGCGCAATTCGCACATATGTGCTGGGAAGGTCCAAGACCGGTTCATGAACTTTTGTCTGAAACATCAAATAATGGACTTTATAAGTATCGCTTCACTGTATACTCCATTCAGATTATCATGCACTGTTTCTTGTCTGCAGTTGTTCTATAGTCAAGTTTTAATTCAGAATGTCTGATTTAAGCACGATTACAGCCCATGACCATGCACATATGCCAGTTCTTCCAAGAAAGATAATACCAGCTTGTATATACATAATCCGTAACACCAAAGTACAACCATATACCACCATAACCTAGATATACAAAACAGCTAAAAAAGCATATCCACCACAAAACTACAACTCTACCCCCGACCCTCATCCCGCAGTCTATGCTCCAGCCTCAACTCCCCGGGATCATTCTCCTCGAACCCAAAATTCCAAATCCTTTCAGCCATCGTCAGCCGCTCCCTATGCTTCCCCAGCGCATTCGTCTTCGAGCTCCTACTCCCAACATGCTGCAATACACTAGGCGTCAACGCCCAGCGAACCTCCCCGTTCTGGTCGGCGTAACTCTCCGTGAGCATATCCACATACCCGGCTTGGTTACTCTCATACCAGGATACCAAGTCTCCAATGCGGGTCTGTGGAAAGACGAACCCCTGAGAGCAGCAGCCGAACTTGGGCATCGCGTGCACTCCCTCGGGGATTGGGAGCATTGTGTGCCGTCCGGCGGCGAAAAagagggtgatgaggaggggagtgaCCACTAAAGAGAGGATGGTTATGATCTCGTTCGAGAGGTATCTAGCCGTAGATGGGCAACAGTATCGGGTTGCTGTGGTTGTGGCCACGATCACAGACACGgcaaggagagaaaagaagaggtaGATGGGCCACTCTTCTGAGTTCCATCCGAGGAATATCTCGGTGTAGAAGAGTCGGAGATAAAGCCCTGTGACGATATCTCTATTAGCTTATTCCCACGATGAAAATGCCGCTGAAGTGGTGTAATCATATCTTACACTGCtccaccccttcctcctccgccttccgcTCCGCGACATCCAAAGCCTGCTTAGTCCGATGATACCACCCATCCAAAGCAacgacatcatcttccagcatAACCGTATACGACGTATTTTGCTTACCGCACTCTTTAAGAAGATACGTATAATCAAACAGACCCTTTTCACGAGCGAACTTCTTCGCTTCTGGGGTCTCCAAACTGCGAATATGTTCTATATCCACTACATCCGGATCATAGACAAGCACCTTGTCAGCGAGAGCACGGAGCCATGGCTCCGTATACGCTGGATGCTCCGCTGGATCAGAATGcgcgatgaagatgataagGTACAtgtcttctctctctgtcgCGGTGAGGCCCTCGAGGATGGAGCCGACTGCGCCCTGGAGGTACCGTGCACCCTTTCGTGCTACTGAGGCGATTCCGACGCACATCGTGGGATGGGCAGAGGCTTTGGTCTGGAAGTGctgggggagggtgttgctgttggcttGTTGGATGAGTTCGTTGGCTTGTTCTGTGCGGAGGATGGAGTAGGCGGGCTTGTATGCTTGGTcttcggcgaagaaggcggatgTCGGGTCGCGCCAGCATGTTAGGCGGGCTAGGTTGATTGCTAGGCCGTAAAGGAAGATGAAAATGAGTAGTAGGTGGCATGTGTGTGTACTTAGAAAGATGAGGGAACATGGTCGTAAGAGTCGCCTTGGGAGAAGCATTTGGGGCGTGTTGGATATAGTTTCGTGGGTTGGGAGGCATTTGACAGGTCGCAGAAGATATTGGGTTGCTTGAATTAAGTAGTAATGATATTTGGGAGACCAGATGTACTCGCTTGGATGATTGGAGGTACCTAATAACGGTTTAATTTGCCTATAATCTCTCTAGAAGCCTCCCCCGGACTACGCTAGTAGGGCCTTGTAGGGATGAACGGGCCCCTTAGCGTGAGACCCCTTGAAGCGATGTaacattaatataatatctggaCCCTGAGATGCATGTTTGTGAGTGCGCATTGTCTCTTTTGGTGTCATAAATCGCTAAGTCTCCCGAGTACTTCTTCCAAGACGCTATGATATCCCCGTAGGGAGATAGAACTGGTCACAAGAACTCCGTATGGTCGGGTGGAGACCTCTTAATACGATGTTGGTCCAACATAAGAGGGGAACATGACGTGGGTTTCTCTCAATGGTTTGTTCAGGCTGTAAGCGCTGCTTTGCGACGGATTTTCCCGACAAGGCATCCCAGCTCATGCAAGCCGTTCATCCGGCCCAAGCCACCAAGCCGCTAGATCGGGACCAACTCCATCTAATGCGGACTAAGTGATTAGTACAAGGCACGGGTTTCCAATCATATGGCATTTAAGTGGATGACCAGGAACCGAACCGATCGGGGTAGCAAGGCTGCTCTCCCCTTAATGCTGGAATGTTCTCACTAAAATCGCATTTTTCAACATCCGCACACTTGGACCTTCGTAGTAGCCTTTATCAGTTGAACCTGCTCCGGGGATCTCGGTCTCATCGAACTGATGAATTGCCTCATTAGGGAACATCAAACGCACGGCAAGGTACCTGTCCATAGGTGTGATGGACTGCGTCATCAACTACCGCTACACACAAGCCGTCGGTAGCAGAAAGATCGAGGTCCAAAAAAACGATTTCAAGTTTATCACGGTCGTGCTGCGTTCATCTGGGGATCCAAAGACAACGGCATGGTCCCCTTAATGTCAAAATTGGCGGTTGGGATAGTTGCTCGCAGGACATTGTCGAGACCTTAACTTGTATAGGAATGAACTGAATTTTGCTCTTCTCATGTTTCTCGATGTTAGTTCTAGTTTTGAGCCGTTCGCAATGTCCATAGGAGCAGATTCGAGTACTGTGAGTACTCAGAAAGTAGTTCCAACAATCGAATTAGAATCTTGGAAACTCGGGAGCAGACATGATCGCGTGAAGTTCATCAACTTATTCCAGGTATGCTATCTGAACAAGCTCCCGGTTGTGCTCCGTCgccccctcatcctcaccagcTAGCTCTCCATTGTGTGGAAGATGCCATGCACCCCACTACCATGTTGCTAACCATAGTTTCAGAAGGCTCGGGGAATGGAGGCGTAGCGTCAGCATGCAATTGGGGGGTAATGATATCAGAGACATCATAGCAAAGATAATAACAGCAGCGATACGATATTTGAGTAGGTTGTCGAGCTTCCAAACGTCGTTAGCACGCAGGTAATTCTCTGAAGCCACTCCGATAACCTCAAAATTCACCAGCATATAAATCTGCTTGTTGAGCGTGTCTTCGAGGGTGATCGTGCAGGGAGTGTGGAGGTGCTGAATGCCGTGAATAGCCGCCCGTCGTGGGACTTGGTTTGAGATGTTTTGGTGCGACTTCAGCATCTCTGTAGGAGGCTATAACATTGTCAATTtgattctccctccctcaatCAGGGCAGGCTCCGTTAGGCTCCATCcgtaaaagaagaaattaaCAACACACCCACGAGTGTGAGAACGATTTCAGACTGTCAATTCCGCATTTCCTGCCATTTCATGACCACCTCGTTCTTGTAATCACCCACAGTCAATGTTGAGCAATCAGTGATGCTGTTCATCACGTTGACCATGGAGAGCTTATAAATTTCTTGGAAGTACATAGACGAGCATAATGTCTGCGAAGCTTGGGACTCAAGAGCGGACCGTGGTCGGTATTGTCAGGCGTGATGGTGGGATTCCTGTATGACGAACCATGTTAGTTGATTAGTTAATGATTGTTGTAGATGCTTATTGACCAGcacgagaaaagagaaggaaagttgGTCAATGGAGATGATTCAATTACCTTTGCGAAATGTAAACAGGGAAAACAGCCGAGGTGGAAAGGAAATACTAAGGACTTTCTGGTTGTGGGACGGTAAAGCGGCCACAACCGCGGTGTCTTTTCGGAGACATAACAGTGTCAGACCTTAGGTAATGAGCGACATTGAGGATCTTAGCTTGGGTGACTCGTAGCTGAAGAATGGGTTGCGAGAAATGTTCAGTAAGTGCAACGAGCGATGATGTAGGTTAGTACTGATTTCGCCAGGATTGTTGTTCAGGAATTTATAAATGCAGAGTACCAAGAGTAATAGGAGTTATCACCCAGGGAGAATTCCCACATTTCTTCGTGGATAGTTGTACTAGTAACTCAACAATTGAATGCTACCAGCTTGAGACTTCTCTCGGAACcatatatagtatagtatatatataacggGTATTTGATGGATGAATAGTAATTGTCTTCACAACAGAGCAGTACTATAAGTCCCAGAGTAGTAGGTTGCAATGACAAGGTTAAGGGGAGATGTAGTACCTACGAGTACTAGTAAATACTCTTCTGAACTGGTACGCTACAGATGTATAACCAGGGGAAGTAGAGCTCACAATGTgtgaaatattattagatgCTGCCACTGTTCCAGAACGAATGACTAAAATTACTGTTTACTTTTCGGCATTCATAATATCGACTATAATGTATAACTTCGGTCGAAGGagattctatttatatattctgctATCTTGTGTCAATAATTTCAAGAACTAATAAGAACTAAAGATAGTATGTTGCTGAATCATAGCTCAGTCGGGCGTGACCAACAGTTGAGTGAAGGATACATAAAATGGGATCAGGGCACATTCGCATATACAATAGCACATAATATATCAATTCAGACCTGACCAAGTGAACAAGACAAGCAC of Aspergillus luchuensis IFO 4308 DNA, chromosome 7, nearly complete sequence contains these proteins:
- a CDS encoding uncharacterized protein (COG:S;~EggNog:ENOG410PHHU;~InterPro:IPR029675;~PFAM:PF04666;~TransMembrane:3 (i12-34o261-285i297-316o);~go_component: GO:0000139 - Golgi membrane [Evidence IEA];~go_function: GO:0016757 - transferase activity, transferring glycosyl groups [Evidence IEA];~go_process: GO:0006506 - GPI anchor biosynthetic process [Evidence IEA]), with the protein product MLLPRRLLRPCSLIFLSTHTCHLLLIFIFLYGLAINLARLTCWRDPTSAFFAEDQAYKPAYSILRTEQANELIQQANSNTLPQHFQTKASAHPTMCVGIASVARKGARYLQGAVGSILEGLTATEREDMYLIIFIAHSDPAEHPAYTEPWLRALADKVLVYDPDVVDIEHIRSLETPEAKKFAREKGLFDYTYLLKECGKQNTSYTVMLEDDVVALDGWYHRTKQALDVAERKAEEEGVEQWLYLRLFYTEIFLGWNSEEWPIYLFFSLLAVSVIVATTTATRYCCPSTARYLSNEIITILSLVVTPLLITLFFAAGRHTMLPIPEGVHAMPKFGCCSQGFVFPQTRIGDLVSWYESNQAGYVDMLTESYADQNGEVRWALTPSVLQHVGSRSSKTNALGKHRERLTMAERIWNFGFEENDPGELRLEHRLRDEGRG
- a CDS encoding uncharacterized protein (TransMembrane:1 (o73-95i)); the protein is MLKSHQNISNQVPRRAAIHGIQHLHTPCTITLEDTLNKQIYMLVNFEVIGVASENYLRANDVWKLDNLLKYRIAAVIIFAMMSLISLPPNCMLTLRLHSPSLLKLWLATW